The Manis pentadactyla isolate mManPen7 chromosome 12, mManPen7.hap1, whole genome shotgun sequence genome contains the following window.
CGCTGGAGTTGGCGTTCAGGACGGATTTGGAGCCAGGGCGCGTCGGGGGAGGGGCAGGTAGGGTAGGCTAGTTGGCCGAGGGCGGGGAGAGTCCGACAGAGGAGGCGGGGTTAGCGTCAGCGCAAGGAGGTGTGGATGGGCGGGGCTATGGTCCTGCAGGGGGCGGTGCCATGGCGGTGGTGGGGGATGGTGAGTCAGACCACGAGGGGGCGGGGTTGGGATCTTGGTCCAAGGGGTGGGATCTAGTTCTTCCCGAGGTGGAGCCGAGTCGAGCAATGGGCGGGGCGGGACTGGCCTGGAGGCGGAGCCAGCGCTGTTGCGGAGGTGGGGCTTTCGGGGGCGGGGCTtccggggggcggggcggggcggggcggctcGGGGCCGAGCTCACCACCGGTACCCTGGGGCAGGTTGCTCTGCAACAAGTAGAGATTGGACGCTTTCTGTGGTTGCTGCGGCCCAGGGGGGCAATAGTCCGTGCCCATGGTGGTCTGGAAGAACTGTCCGAGCAGCGATGAGTTCCCTAGGTCCACGTGACTCTGCAATTTCTCATGAGCCACGTGACGGCTGGATGGCTTGGTCGCGGGCATCGGCTGTAGGACCACATGGCATCTGGGAAGCTCCCGTGTTAGGGATGTCCCAGGACACTGTTGGAGGTAAGAggtgagaactgtgtgacctcgGAAGCTCccaccctctctgggccccaTGTACTGGCGCTGGGAGTTGGTATTGTTACTTAATTTTACAGACAGAGCCACTGAGACTCGGAGTGGTGAAGCGACTTACCCTAGATCATGCAAATAGATCCAGGAGATCTCCGCACACATGTCAAGTTCACGCTTACCTCAggggcctttgcatttgctatTTTCTCTGCCTGGGAAGCCCTTTTCCCTGATGAGCCCTGCCGCCTTCTCCCCCTTCCCACTGACCTGGCCATGGAAGAAGTACGAGGAGGTGGTGAGGCTGCCGGGGCCGGGGCACCAATTTCCTTCCAGGATGTGCGACTTCGGGGTGCGGTCGTGGTGAAGAACAAAGCGATCTGCCAGAGGCAGAGTAGATGCTGGGCAGATCGGGAAGGCTGCCCTGGGctccaggggtgggggcaggcgcCGGGCTCTCACCTGGCTCCCGGGCATAGAAGTGTTCGGCCTTGGTGGTCCTGTCACGGAAGAGGCCATCTTCAGGAGGTATATTTACATAGTGGATGTGGGCTGAGGCCTGAGCCTTGTCATACCTGCAGATAAAGGGGGGACCATCTGATCTAGGCCCTTGGAAATCCTAGGAACAGGGAGAGAGGCATCCTTCCCAATGGGAAAGCCATGGGGAGCTAATGTAGGGGCTTGTCTGCAGGTGATGGAGACCTCAAAAGCACAGTAATGGCCCTAGAACCTTAGGTGGCACAACCCACAGGTCTCTGAAAGCCCTTTGCAGTGTCTTGTTGGGAGGCACTGTCGTTTTGTACCTGTCTGGGGGCAGGCCCTGGGGCTTGTAGGCTTGCTTCTGCTCAGAATAGACCGGCTCATAGCCAGTCTTGAAGTCTCCCAGTTTCACACTGGAGGAGGCCTATGGATAGACAGGGGTAGGAAGGCCAAGAACACCCAGCCCCATTGCAGCCCTCTCCAGTCTGCACCAGCCCTGCCTTGACTTACCCTCTTACACATCGAGGCAGGTGGGCTTGGCAGGGCCTGGAACTGTCTCTGGCAGGAGGTCCCTTGGTCCTCTCTCCTGTGGTCCCACCTGAGGGGGTTGGGGCCCCCTGAAGAAGGGCAAGAAAAGACAGAGAATGAGATTGTCGCCTCAGGCCCAGGGGGTCCAATTCCTTGTCTTCGCAGGGGGTGATCCTGACTAGCCTAGCCTGAGGGCTGTTaggaaaacacacaaaataattaaataatgataaCCAGAATAACTACCAAGTATTGAGCCAGGCATCCAGGTTAAGTGTTTTGCCCTGCATTTGGGGGACTGGCTTATTCCCCCACTTTACAGCCTTCTGGAGCCTCAGAGAGGTCAGATGACTTGCCAGAGATCACAGAAATTCAGAACTGGAACGTCACCAAATCCAGGTCTGACAATCCCTGAGCCCAGCTTGGAGGCACTCTGACTAGTGGTGTCCCCAGAAGGGTTCCTGGAGTCACAGAATTAGAAAATCACATGGAGGACTACTATGCTTTGTTGAGCGCTCCCTAAATGCCCAGAGCGTCTCACTACTTCCAACTAccaacaacataaaaataaaatgacaatttgaaacaataaaaatcacaaaactaCTGGGTTCTTTCAGCTTCACCAGCTGTTATGAAGTGCGCCCTGTCACTGCacccattttgcaggtgaagaaactgaagcttggaAAGGTTGACTTGCTCAGAGTCACACCACTGCCAAAGTGGCCAAGCTAGGGTGTAGGTGGGGGGACTTAGGTGTGTCTGACCCCCAAGACCAGCATTGGTGGCTTCTGCCCTCAGCACAGTTCCCAGAAATGATTCAGGAGGTAGGCCGTTCTGTGGATGCATGTACAGGCTCAAGTGGCCTCTAGGGTTTCTCAACCTGGGCACTACTGACATGGTGGGCTGGATAATTCCTGGCAGTGGGGAGCAGTCCTGTGCATGCTGTGATGTCTAGGAGCATCCCTGGCTTTCATCCACTCGCCCCCGGGAGCACCCCCTCCCTGGGTGGCGACAACCAAAACGATctgcagacattgccaaatgtcccctgtggTCGCTGGAACCCCGAGTGGTGGAGCAGACCCCCGGGGCGGCCGGGGCGCGCTCACCAAGGTGGCAGCAGTGCGCGCGGGGCCGAGGGCCCACGTCACGGGGCGGGAAGAGCGCCTGGAAGGTGGTGTGCGGGATGAACAACTTGGCAGGGTCTCCGGGCGGCACCGAGTCGCGGTCGGAGATGAGGCGCGCTCCCCGGATCAGCTCGCGGGTGCTCGCCGGCTGCTCGGGCCCGCCGAAGTCGGCGCGCGCGGTGGAGACACCAGGTCGCGCGCGCTCGTCGGCTCCCAAGGGCACGTTGCTGGCCAGCTTGGCGAGCGTGGGCCCCTGCGTGCTCTCCCGTTTGGCGGACCCGGGGgccgccggcggcggcggcggcaggaaCGCGCGGTGGGTCTCGGACACGAGGCCACCGGCCTCCCAGCGCGCGTCCCGCGGGAAGAGGCACGCGCGCGGCGGCGGCGCACACAGCCCCGCGCGGGGGCAGCCCGCGTAGCCCGGGAAGTCTCGGTGCGTGGTGGACTGCATGGCGCCCACGTGCAGCCGCGGGTCGGGCCCCAGCGCGAAGTGCGAGGCCTTGAGGAAGTCCAGGCGTGAGAGCGGGCACGGCAGGAGGGCCATCGTGGTCTTCGTGGGACATGGCGTCACCTGTGAGGGGTCAGAGATACGGGACTGAGCACACTGCAGACTTCCTGTGGGCTCCGGGCCGAGGGCATTCTAAGGAGCAGGCGCAGCCCCTGTGCCTGCACCCAGGGAAAGGAGAGATGTTAATACCATTCATTTGGCACTTactgagtgccaggcactgttctaggcagaCGTCAGTTAACAAAACAGCACAAGAGCCCTGCCCTTGTGGAGCTGACAGTGGGGCAGGGAGGCGAC
Protein-coding sequences here:
- the SAXO5 gene encoding testis-expressed protein 45, yielding MALLPCPLSRLDFLKASHFALGPDPRLHVGAMQSTTHRDFPGYAGCPRAGLCAPPPRACLFPRDARWEAGGLVSETHRAFLPPPPPAAPGSAKRESTQGPTLAKLASNVPLGADERARPGVSTARADFGGPEQPASTRELIRGARLISDRDSVPPGDPAKLFIPHTTFQALFPPRDVGPRPRAHCCHLGGPNPLRWDHRREDQGTSCQRQFQALPSPPASMCKRASSSVKLGDFKTGYEPVYSEQKQAYKPQGLPPDRYDKAQASAHIHYVNIPPEDGLFRDRTTKAEHFYAREPDRFVLHHDRTPKSHILEGNWCPGPGSLTTSSYFFHGQPMPATKPSSRHVAHEKLQSHVDLGNSSLLGQFFQTTMGTDYCPPGPQQPQKASNLYLLQSNLPQGTGEQDFFTTNQKMLKPHRTAPASVTDEMLQQCKYSHIELPLCTRRFFSTQHKDDFTVKYQGPAVLRRGNFQESHVPLGSTHQCGWGAGQVGPQAPQAPIYLCPRQQ